agttgcaATTGCAGATGTTTCTTGTAATTGCACATTTATGTCTCTCAGTTGTGACataatatctcacaatgtgactttaaatcttgtaattgcacatttatatatctcacaactgtaaAGGCACAGTAAACTCCAGATCATGATACAGTGATGTCAATGCATGTGTTTGACATCCAGGGACATTTGAAGATGTCTGAAGACATTAAAGCGTGTGTTGAGTGAAACTTTGTGGTGTTACTGCAGCTGTACTCTTTTTCGTCAGGTGTGGAGGGGAAGGCAGGAATGGCTGCCATAGCAGACGTGACGAATGACTTCAACTTTGAGACATTTCTACGAGATGTGCAGAAAGCTCTTCCCTCATATGCTCGCCCTGTCTTCTTACGACTTTTACCTGAGGTCGACAAAACAGGTGACAGTCATGCTCAGTTTCCTTCCGTATTTTCCATTGTTTACCtcaaacacacactgtaaaaatgactcTAAAATACAATGGTAAAAATGCTATGGTCAAAAACTGTTAATGCATGAAAAAcggttaaatgcattttaaaaatgtttctaagtaactaaaaaagtttaaaattaaagtttttctAAATAACTAAACactttaaatgtaagtttttcTGTGTAaccaaataatttttacatttaaaattatgtgtttcagtttttctatgtaaactaaagttttaagtttaagtttttctaTATAACTAAAGTTTTAAACTAAacgttttaaatgtaattttatatgtaaCTAAATAAGCTTTACCTGAAACTTTTTCAAAGTAACTAATCTTCTTAAGTTTAGGTTTTCCTATGTAACAAAAGTAACTAAATAAGTAACTAAACAAGTAACTAAGTTTTCTATGTAACTAAAGTTATAAATTTAGGTTTTCTATGCAagtaactaaatacattttaaatgttagtttCTGCAAGTaactaaagttttaaataatttgttttaaatttaagtgactaaatgttttaaatgtaagtttctAAGTacctaaataacttttttctaaataaataaaaaaagtcatcttTTAATTCACAGTGAAAAACATATTGACATTCCTAGAATCACATTtcttggtatttatttattttattattattatatttttttaaataattatgtttcttgtaagtttttgttattaattatgtacatttgggttttattttacataaaatgtttaattaatgtttattgtattattttagtaccACATGTTACCATGATGGCATTTTGCATTTGTGTGCACTTTGTTTATATTAGTATTTCttcagcttgtggaaaagctATTTGTGATGAACTTTGagtcatcatgtgactttctttttttatcaccTTTTATGGTGGTTTGTTAGTGTATTATCAAGacacaaaacagattttgagaacttgtcataaattaacacaatatcagttaatgaaatatacttttaaattgcaaattaaGTTCGATccataaaacctaaaatgttgctaccaattttttttcttccacccACAGGCACATTTAAAATCCAAAAGACTCGCTTACAGAAAGAGGGATTCGACCCACGACAAACCAGCGACCGGCTTTACTTTCTCAACAGCCGTTTGGGCCGTTACGAGAGTCTGACAGAGGAACTCTACAACACCATCATGCAGGGAAAAGTATCGCTATAAGAAAGAGAGATAGTGGGGTATTGATAcagtttattttacaaaatcagCTAGATAACTGGACCACAATCAAGCTCATACTTTTCACACTGTTGAGTTAGTACTACAACTACAAGTTCTGCCTTTCATGTTGTTCGATAGATAAACAAGTATTTCAATTCAGACACATCAGTAACGGTCTGTTAACGTGAAATTCGTTTTATTATTCCAGACCTCAGACATGTTAGCAATAATGCAATGAACTCACTTTGTGAGTAGCTGAACTAAACAGAAAGGTGCTTtacatgattttttgttttttttaattgcataaaatgtctttactgcctgATGGATATCACTGGAATAGGTTTCATGAGGTAAATACACTACTGTAAAGGACACAAACTGAGTCAGGGAATCAGTGTGATTAACCAGTCAGTCAGAAGCAGCTGCGTCTGTGTTTGGGTTTGCTGGTTTTGGACAGGTTTTCACATTCAGCTGCCAATGAGAACAAATAGATTTCTCTGGGTATTATTGACTTATTTCTCTGGAAGTCACTTACAGCACTGTTAATGTGGTCAACACTGTGATATCGAGACGTCTCTATGATTTCAGTCTTTTAATACGTACATATATTCAATACAGACATGTTTTATGAAGAGTATGCAAAACATCTCAGATCACACACATTTAATGTtacaatttcaattttaatatgtCTGAGAAACTGCACTGAATCAAAATATTCTGATGTGATGTACATAATCATTAACCATTTCAGAGGTTTTGGCTGTTTTACGTTCACTTAAACTCAATTTTCTcaacaattttaataaatttaacttaACAGTTTTACACCATGAAATACGTGAGCatgtttttttcagctttaGGTAACTGCAAAGTGATGTGAATTCTTCTCTCATTATCATAGAGACACTAGTTATAATTCAACCAGAAGTGTAAATTTCATCGTTATCATGGTTTTTCAAACCTCTGTGGacttgaacacaaaagaagatattgtaaaaaatgttcaGTGCCCATTCCATTATGGGCAAAAAATAGtgaaacatttctcaaaatattttcttttattctctataaaagaaagaatgacaaaCAGTACTTGAACAATGGGCCACATTCATGAAACAGGAGCAGAacaaatttttgtgtaaattgttTGTAAAGGCGTTCTGACGTAAACTTccgaattcatgaaaatgttcgtattttcaaaatgttagttggtacGAAAGAAATGTACACCTGCTCCCTACCACATGTAAATGGTGGGTAAAACGTTCTTGTGTTCTTTTTGACAAActgatgacactgaattttgatgcactgCCATAAACACAAGTTAATTTGCCCTTGCcctctattttatttatttttcttttttttacagctgAATTGATAACTGTAAAACCCAGCGCTCATCACTGTCACTATTTACCCAGCTGTAAAAAGAGGAGGGGCAGGACAAATACCGACCAATCATCCTACAACAATAGAGAAGTCAACAGTGccctttttatatttagtaatattcttaaaaatgagATGCAATACACCGTGGATACTCCAAATCATAGCAACCAAAGCTTTTCAGCTGGAAAAACACTGTTCCACGAAAGCGTTCTCAAGTGCCACCGTTTTCAGCGCTGGCCGTTTTTCAGAAGAGCACCTCACATTTTTTGTTGGCTAAAAACTCTTTGGTGGACAGAAgttaattgaatatttattgttatgcATATGGCCTATTGTAACGGGACTCCAGTGAAGCGTGTtagatccagatgcgagctttattaaacacagcgtagtcaagacaggcagggtcgatctccaaacaaacagtaatacaaaggcaagacaaaagcaaaatccAAATAAGCAGGCAGAAATAGCAGGCAAAAtaaacagggcaatgaaacaaggcaaaaactatgacaaagaaacaaaactgtggaaataacaaaacaaggcaatgaaaatagggaaaacgcttggtagaatccgcacaggcaaaacaatacttcacaaggcctgtttggtataggcctccttaaatggccaccaaacaggaagtaacccaagaagcagcagagggagtggTAACAGTGAGttaatgggtgagggctccctctgctggcgtggcgttacacctattaatctttttttttttttgcatttatgcaatatactcATATAGTCAAACCTGAGACAGTAGACCAGATATTCCACTGCATTCCTGGACACGCATTTTGCATAGCTGTAATTCATAGGCGGGGATTATACAAATTCCAAACGAGAGTGCATGTGCGCCCTATTTACAAATTattggaattcattaacatacacgTTTAACTATCAAATCGGACATTTACGAAGTGTTTCTGAATCCAGAGGAGTGTTTTCAGGAAGGTCTGTTTTATAAGCAAATTACTCAgaatttactcatatatttTACGCCAGTTTAACGAATGAGGTCCAATGTGAGTAATTGAACGAATAATCATTTTCGGGTGAATCTTTAACAAAGGACCAAATGATGTTGAAAGTTTAACAAATGATCATGTTCTGTCATCCTACTGTGTGAAGGACATCAGATCTCACACAGAGTGACAGAACAGCCTGACTGAAGCAGAAATCCAGCATAGAGGGGTTCAGTGAATGTGGTGTtgaatgtgtgtaagtgtgtgagtgtgtgtgtgtcagagacactgtagaaggacagagagCCGGACGACacgtccacatacactcctactctaGTAGATGATGAAGAGGCTGGTATATTAATCATATGATTATTGTGATAGACAAGATAGCTGTAACGAGAGCACTTCAGCACCCAAGAGCGTGTGTTACGACTGAATAAGAAGTCATTATCAGCTCCTTTATATCTCGTTCCTTTATATGTCACTGCTATTTCGACCCACATCCTTGTGCTCCATTCAACCTCCCAGTAATGGCGTCCGGTCAGACTCTCTCGACACAGAACCTGCGGCTGCCAGTCGAATCTCTCCGGATGATCCGGATACGGCTGCTTCTCGCTCACGTGCGTCGCCTTCCGGTTCCTCTCAGACAGAAAGAGGTTCGGATGGGCCGTGTTAGGATCCAGTGTGAGACAGCAGGCATCTGAACACGAACATAGAGAGCGTTTTTAGCACAGAAGTATTTTGGCcaaacactgaaaatgtgtaagTGTGTATATATTAGACCTACACTGAGTAATCTCCAAACCTCGGCTGTTTGTTCTGTAGAAGAACAAGCACATGCAACTTCGTCAGCAAATGctaccttattgtaaaatgttactgaaaatgtaaatgtacgtTCCTACCTCTGACTTTTCAGTCCAGCAGAGGGAAACTTCACAATTGGATCTACTTTCTTCTGAGTTCTGCAGTAATATTGCTGTAGACCTTTATTGAAATGCAAGAGTCACATGTATTTAACCATAATAGTGTAAAATATGTGCTGTTGAATGCAGTGTTTTCATGCTGACTGTGTTATAATCATACCGACAGCACCGGAGCTTGAGCTGAAGTTTAGAGTCACTGGATTTGAGATGTTGTTTCTAGTGAGTACAGGAGCATTTACAGGTATACCCGACAGAAAATTCAGATCAACGGTGTGAGCATCTCTGGTCATTTGGTCAACTGCATTTCCCACTGAAATAGAGACAAAGAGATGTATTCAGAGAATTTTGAACCTTACATTTAGCATTTGTTGCTTCTCCTTCATTACCGTCTATGTATTCGTTCTCTAACTGTTCAGCTAGATGGTTCTCATTCATCTTCCTCAAGATTTCCAACATGACCTTCACAGCTTGTTCTGGTGTAAATCGTGCCACCATTATGTCCACCATACCAGTTGCATTTGCATTCTCAATAGCAGCAGCTGAAACtgatttattattctttaaGTGCCATTTAAACCtgttcagtttttctgtttccaGTTCATCCATAAACCTCAGAAGAAGCTCTTTGATGGCTGCCATCTTCTGTCACTGATGTTTCTCTGCTGgaaaagaataaatatatgCCATTATTATATGCTAGATTGATGTACAAAATCTTAGTACATTAAATTCAAATGTGAATACAGAGATTTGTGTTCTGTACACTACAACATGTGATGCAAATTACACAATGTTCaggcttaaaatattttgaaccgTACAGTATTAAAAGGAAACAAACATTTTCCTACAAACAATCATGTAATCAAAACTGCTCTTAGCAAATCtacataaaattgttttaatctATGAATTGTGAACAAgctgttttatggttttaccAAATCCTTGCTGTAACTTGCTACTGATAAATTTGTACTGGTCAGTTAGCAATGGCTAGATAGTAATCATCACTACATACTGCAGCAATTAAGTTCCTGTATCTTTAATCCTAAAATTTCATACCTTGTTTAAAGCAGTGACAATCCTTAAAAACTGGATGAAGATTTACTGGAAACTTCTCTTGGATTTACAGTCGCAGCTCAGTCTCATTTTTGCTAAAATGCAGCCTGGTCTGATTGAAACAGTGACATTGAAAACCTGTCGGTCTGGTTTTCCTGCTTCTGCTGAAAGAAAACATTCCCTTCTCATTCCACAGACCATGTTCACAAACAAAAGACTTTCTGCCACTGATTGTGCGGCCCCTACATACTGCACCTTCTCCTGCAGACCTTCATGTCCCAGAGAATATACTCATATTGTGGTGCAGGCCTTGGTCTGCTCTCCTCTGAACTACTTCAGCTGATACAACCGCCATCAAACCTCTGCATATACTCAAGAAGTAAAACTCGCCATCGTGAGCATCCGGATAATGACATGTTGCCTTATCTCAGTCGTGGCGTTGAGAATGGAAGAGAGTGCTGATCCTTCACGcccccacctacaatccctgccaACCATATGCCCCATATGTAGCTTATATACTTGTTTGTCCTCACTAGTAGTAAAACTTGTCAAACAATGACAGCTTTCACACTGCTGCTGTATTTAGGACTAAACAATGCCAATCGAAAATCACCTGTAGGGTATAGACCCGGTACAGTTGGTACAGGGGTACATTTGAAACACCTTAAATAACTTGCGTGAGCAGCTAGTCTGATCCGAAATGAACTActtttaactaaacaaataagcaaatacagaatggaaataaaaaatgcagaatATTCAGTTTAAaggtattttacatttacaatgaaTTAGTTAGGCAGCTTTACAGCATTACGGATGTGTGTCTCAACTGTACTCGGGTGCTGTTGCAACTACCCGACATTACAGTTGGAGCAAAAAAGCTTCTTGTGCTTATGAGCTAATTGTGGCAAATATGACCTACTTATGgatgttaataattattaatattttagtagacAAGTAAAGGAAATGT
This genomic window from Labeo rohita strain BAU-BD-2019 chromosome 1, IGBB_LRoh.1.0, whole genome shotgun sequence contains:
- the LOC127155630 gene encoding stonustoxin subunit beta; its protein translation is MAAIKELLLRFMDELETEKLNRFKWHLKNNKSVSAAAIENANATGMVDIMVARFTPEQAVKVMLEILRKMNENHLAEQLENEYIDVGNAVDQMTRDAHTVDLNFLSGIPVNAPVLTRNNISNPVTLNFSSSSGAVGLQQYYCRTQKKVDPIVKFPSAGLKSQRTNSRGLEITQYACCLTLDPNTAHPNLFLSERNRKATHVSEKQPYPDHPERFDWQPQVLCRESLTGRHYWEVEWSTRMWVEIAVTYKGTRYKGADNDFLFSRNTRSWVLKCSRYSYLVYHNNHMINIPASSSSTRVGVYVDVSSGSLSFYSVSDTHTLTHLHTFNTTFTEPLYAGFLLQSGCSVTLCEI